The Sulfurovum zhangzhouensis genome includes the window TTTACAAAAAAGATCGGTGATACACTCTGGAGTATTTCTACGATTCCTTTGGGCGGGTATGTCAAAATGAAAGGTCAAGATGACAGTGACCCTACAAAAGTGAGTTATGACAGCGATAGCTATACGACAAAAAAACCATGGCAGCGTATCGTTATCTTACTTGCCGGACCTTTTGCAAACTTTTTTACTGCTTTTGTACTCTATTTTGCCGTTTCACAGATCGGTACACATCTAAGCCCTGTTTTCAACTATGCTAAGTATATGCCGGCAACCATAGGCAGTTTTGCCCCTGACTCTCCAGCCAAAGAGGCAGGATTGGATATCAATGACACAATTGTACAGATCAACCATATAAAGATCAAAGACTGGGAGAATATCGGTGAGGCGATACAGACAGCAGACCATACACTCTCACTAACGGTTATAAGAGATGGGGCATTAATGAACTTTGATTTTTCACCCGTCATACAAACTCAAAAAAATAAATTTGGTGAAGATATACAACGTAAACTTATCGGTGTAGGACCACTGGTCAATCAAGAGAAATTACATTTTTCTCTACTAGAAGGGATTCAGTTTGCATGGAATGAGACACTCTATGCTTCTATGCTGATCTTTCAAAGTGTTGAAAAGCTTATCACTGGTGCTATCGGTGCAGATAAATTGGGAGGCATACTCACCATTGTCGATGTGACAGCCCAAGCAAGTAATATAGGGATAGTAGCCCTCTTTTTATTTACTGCACTAATTTCGGTAAACCTTGGTGTACTCAATCTACTGCCTATACCTGCACTTGATGGAGGACACATTATCTTCAATCTTTATGAATGGATACGCGGGAAAGCGCCAAATGAAGCAGCAATGTACTATATGACAGTAACTGGATGGGGAATTTTAATCTCTCTGATGCTACTTGGATTGTATAATGATATCAATAGACTATTTGGATAACGAAGGAAAGCACAATGATACTTGATAAAGAACACTTAAGAAGAAATCTTGATGAAGTAATATGGAGGATCGAAGAAGCACGTATCTCCGTCAGCGAACATCATATAGTCCAACTTGTAGGTGTGGGGAAATATACTGAAATAGAGAATATTGCTACACTGTATGAACTTGGGCAAAGAGCTTTTGGTGAAAACCAGGTACAGCAACTGGCACAACGTATGGATGCACTTGATGAACTTCCTTTACAATGGCATATGATCGGTTCTTTACAAAAAAACAAGATCAACAAGCTTATTGATCTTCGTCCATTCCTTCTTCAGTCACTTGACAGTATCGAACTAGCTGAAGAGCTCAATAAGAAATTGGAAGCCAAAGCACAAAAGATGAATGCTCTCCTTCAGATCAATGCAGCGGATGAAGCAACAAAATCAGGTGTACCAACCGAACAGGCTTATGATATCTACCAACAGATCAAAGAGAG containing:
- the rseP gene encoding RIP metalloprotease RseP; its protein translation is MSVIIALLVLSVLIFFHELGHFLAARFFGVKVEVFSIGFGKKLFTKKIGDTLWSISTIPLGGYVKMKGQDDSDPTKVSYDSDSYTTKKPWQRIVILLAGPFANFFTAFVLYFAVSQIGTHLSPVFNYAKYMPATIGSFAPDSPAKEAGLDINDTIVQINHIKIKDWENIGEAIQTADHTLSLTVIRDGALMNFDFSPVIQTQKNKFGEDIQRKLIGVGPLVNQEKLHFSLLEGIQFAWNETLYASMLIFQSVEKLITGAIGADKLGGILTIVDVTAQASNIGIVALFLFTALISVNLGVLNLLPIPALDGGHIIFNLYEWIRGKAPNEAAMYYMTVTGWGILISLMLLGLYNDINRLFG
- a CDS encoding YggS family pyridoxal phosphate-dependent enzyme, translating into MILDKEHLRRNLDEVIWRIEEARISVSEHHIVQLVGVGKYTEIENIATLYELGQRAFGENQVQQLAQRMDALDELPLQWHMIGSLQKNKINKLIDLRPFLLQSLDSIELAEELNKKLEAKAQKMNALLQINAADEATKSGVPTEQAYDIYQQIKESCPNINLKGVMTIGAHSEDTKVIQKSFEDTYAVFDKVQKEGATICSMGMSGDFELAIKCGSNLVRVGSALFKS